GTAGTTCTCAGGGGTAAAAGAATTGTGATCTCTCCCTCCATGAGAAAGGAAATGCTGAAGAGGataccagtattaataccaccgatttccgtctgaatcccgatttttgacagttaataataccCAGTAGTAGTCATcaatcaacgctgttgaggctaagtcgtgaaaatttaaactcgccgatttcatttttttatatttttgagtggcaattcctggtttccttagtctagaaaaaatcttcaaccaactggtcagtttcatGAAAAATGGCTTCCCCCCTTCCCCGGGAAAGGAGCCTATAATTCCTTCTCGAGTACCAAGCAAACCATGAGAATTGGTAGCCACAGACCTCTTCAAATGGGACAAATCCAAATATCTTATCGTGGATTACCACTCAAGATTTTTCGAAGGTGCAAAATTGCCATTTGCAGACACCAAGACGGTCATAACCCACATCAAGTCTGCATTTGCAAGTACTCCTCAAAGGAATTTAAATCATTTGCAAGATTGTGGGAGTTCAAACACACCACTACCAGTCCACAACACTCCCCAGCAAATGGTCTCGGTGAGAAAGCAAAGCAAGGCAGCCATGATCCATATCTTGTGTTACTGGAATACAGAAATGCACCCATCAATGATGTTGACTCACCTTTTCAACTACTCATGAACAGACAACTTCAGTCAATCATCCCCACAAGTGATGTACTATTAAAACCAAAGGTTTTGGATGCCCACAAGGTGATGGAGAAACTGGAgctaaagcaaagaaaaaaaaaactattttgacTGGCAGGACAAAGCCCTCCCAGTTTCTAGGTGATTGGATAAGGGTGTAAATGGGAAACAACTGGAAACCAAGAAGGGTTCTGCATCATGCAGAAACGCCCAGATCGTACTAAATTCAAACAGATGGAGGAAGAAAATACAGTCGAAATCAAACAATTTACCAGAAGATAATTTTTCATCACTATACTGCCCATGTGCTTCTCACTCATCGGCAACCAGTACACATGAATCCCGACCTTCCAAGGAACAGATGGTCAAAGTGAACCCATTAGTGGAGGAATGTACAGCAACGTTGCCCTGGCTGAAGAACTGTGCTCTGCAGATGAAGATATTGATCAGAAAAGCCAACCAGGACTGCCAGTCATAGAGTTGTTTGGAAGCCACTGTGTTTAAAGGACTATGTTCTGGTGTGAAGAACACTCTCTAAGCATTGACATTACCAGAGTTTCGAACAGTTGCATGAATTTGTTAGTTCTTGTTGCTGTGTGATTTAGAATACGTTCATAcagtttttaatcttttttttgtttttgcatgtctgtttgtttttcttttaagggGAAGGTTGTAATGATCAGCAGTAATTGTACTTATTTGTAAGGATTATGCACACTGTGCTGCTTGTGGGTCTAGTATTCATTTTGTCTCTATGTTGATCTGCTTACATCAACCTAAAATAACGAGGTCATTTGTAACAACAGGGAAGGTTTGCCAACTCCTTTAGGCAGGTTACTTACCACTGATGGCCAATGAAGGCAAGCAGAGGCTCTCACTCACCCGTCCACCCATCTGGGAAGACAGGGGTGCCACTCCCCAAGGATACCAAagcattgttgttgttattgttattgttattgttattgttattattattacttgtaATCCTTGCTTGTTTAGTCTCTGAAGCACCGGGTCCAACCCATGGGCCTTAGGTACCAAAGAGTTCACTTGATTGACAGAACCTTTCTCAAGATGCGAGCTGAGTAATTTTTTGGAGCTCATCAATACTGACTGTACCTGGAATCTTgtcaatgttattattattattgttattattattattattgttattgttattattattattagagcggttttcaattgagtgtcgaaagtaattagataattactttggtttatgattacttcactcagtgattggttcaaagttcttgcgccattttttgaaccaatcataagtaaaaccaaaaccaatcgcggctcgcgcgtgcacattttcccgcgctttgtgtcggctacaagtaattacttcgagttttgattggtttgccggattgtctccgtcctttttgattggccaaagtaattactttggttttggttttacgacactcaattgaaattcgctctattattattattattattattaaattattatttacctTAGTGAGATTGCAgaaatgttaaaaatatatagCCATTCATGATTCATGTTGGTCAATAATGTGGTTATTGTTTAAATTATATGACCCAAAAGCAACTTTCAAGAATCTGCACATTTAGAGTAACAACAatacagccttctcaaaatatttttggggagcaggtcataaggaaAGTGGAGATGGTTTGGTGCTAAAGGCAcccaagcgagtgcccaaaggacgcaagtttctaggggggtctgggggcatggtCCCCTCTAgagagaattttttaaatttagacattcacagatgcaatttagtgcaatctgggggatttaaagtgacaaaatttcacctatggaattgacacttgcatGGAGTCTGATAAAAAATACTGGAAtgttagttaaataaacatATTTATGTGCACGATGCAAAAAAAAAGTGCGGACATGAATTTGTAcgtcaaaaaagcttttttcaagcttttataaTATCTTCAGTGACTTTATGTTCAAGCTCAAACTGTGTTTTGTCTGACATTTTCTGACCGGAAGGAGACGGTCAAGCTTTCTCAGGAGGTGACTCATTGAGCCGTCGACCGGccggttttgagaaggctgcAATATTATGTTTCTAATCTTTGAAAGTGAATATTTGGTTCTATTTTGGCAGGCTTGACACTGGCTATGTAGATTTGTACCTGATTCATTCTCCTACTGCTGGAAAGAATATTGATTCTTATAAGGCTATGTTGAAGCTCAAAGACCAAGGTCTCATAAGGTTGGTATGAATAACTTAATATCGTATTATATTGCTTGTCTTGCCATTGTATACTGGGTCTAAATTCTGACATTTCCACTGCTTACAGAAGGGGGTGGCTTAACAGAGAGGGGCAGCTTATTTAATTTAGCGAAAGGTGTTACcggtaacaaaaaaagaaagaaacagactATAGCAGAGCAATGACTGTCTAATGTCGAGATTTGAGTGATACAAGGTATTTGTTGcaacatttttattcacttgcGGGAACCCAATCCAAACTTCCAGCATGTGAATAAACCATACTCGATCAGTCCACATGAAGTGTTACTGTCACCAGTAATTAATACTGGGGAATTGATTATGAAGAATAAGGTGGGAGGGTGGGGGGGATGCTTATTAGAGACGTCACAGGGGCTTCATAGAGGATTCGCAGcactgggcctggttgttcaaaagccgattaacactagtaccagattaacaattaaccaaggagtttatttcaatctctactcccaaatgctgttcaacgctgatttttggcaaaacttttcattagaagaagtcaatcttgaaaggcaaaaaaacgaaaaagttcaaaacatgaaacaaaagtttacgctaatcctgggttaagttaatcggctttcgagaaACCAGGCCCTGTACTGTAAGACGCATataaattatcaaaaccgaACATCTAGTCCAAATAGATGTATTCAGTCAgtacaaaatgttttttttgtcaattaaCTGTGCACAAAATGCACATTTTCCCCACAATCCAACCTACTTCAGATGTTTAGAAACACCCCTGCTAAGGGGGTCACATTTCTCATTTAATGAAAATATTTCTCATTTAATGAAAATATGTGCAATGAACAGATGGAGAGACtaacaattgtttattttttacttttatccTTAAAAGATCGGTTGGAGTGTCCAACTTCGGTGTCCATCACTTGAATGAGATGGAAAAAGCAGGGCTACCTACTCCAGCTGTCAATCAAATTGAGCTCAATCCATTTTGGCGACTAGATGATATTGTCAACTGTTGTGTGGAAAAGGGAATTGTGCCAATGGGTTATTGTCCATTGTTTCGTGGCCAGAAAAATGGTGATCCTACATTAATTGAAATTGCAAATAAGTAAGCAATGAAAATATTAACCTATATTGACTCCTAACATAGACtgccccccattgacaagtaaaagtgtctggcgttagagtaaaatctgtgaacTCTCACTACATTGAGAAAATGGTTTAGGGGTGTATAATTTTAAATAGACTACATGGTGATACCAGTCTTGAAATGATTATCACATTGAAGTGTGGTACTTAAGCAGCAGCAAAATGAAAGCCGAAAAAGGCTTTCTTTTTACATTAATGTTCAGCCTTTTCGTTTTACAGCTGGAAAAGCACCTGTTTTGCttataactgcaaagatcatttCAAGACTTAACATTCTCTCgccagttcaaatatatgactTTCATGTATATTCTATACTTGATATGGCTCTGACATTATTAATTACATTTCCGTTTTGTTTGCTGATATACTCGAGtgggaataaaaatattatttttgattCACAGTTGCGTGCCACACATAGCAATTCTTGTTTCAGAAAAAAGGGTTAAACTTGTCTTTTGAAAAGAGAGCGTAACAAGGAAGTGTGCACAGCGGGGGCCCCACGTGAACTGAGTAGAAATAAGGTTCATAAGTTATACTGAGTCAACATTGAAGGTGGGAGGAGGTACAATGATGAACAATTAAAGAAACGGGTTGGATGCAAATATGCCCCTATTGTGCCTTGCTCAGAAGAACAACAATTTCCAAGCATCTTTAACGTCCCTTGTCGATTGTCCACTTTATAATAACAAGGACTGGAGTATGTCCAAAGTATCTCCAACAGCATCGTAAATTAGCCCTGCAAAATCCTCAGTGGAGTTGCTAGTTATTAAGGTGCCTCACTTCACTTCTAGTTTGCCTTTCAAATGGGGATCCATTTTgtatttgtttcctttgtgtTTAGATACGGAAAAACTGTTCCACAGGTTCTTCTTCGTTGGAGTCTTCAGAAAAATTACGTCACCATTCCAAAGACAAGCCGAAAAGAGAGAATTGTAGAAAATTCAGACGTGTTTGACTTTGTCCTCAGTGAAGGAGATATGAAAATTTTGGTAGGTATTGAAATATCTTTTAGAGGTATCATTTTTAATTTACCTGGCCAGTAGGCACATCTTTTTACATACTGAAACATTAGGGAAGAATAGTTATTCAGGTCggttttttccagtttttgtgGGAAAAGTTGCAGGGGTTGGACCTAATCCTTGTCCTTCTCAAACCACTGCGACAAATACGT
The Montipora capricornis isolate CH-2021 chromosome 10, ASM3666992v2, whole genome shotgun sequence genome window above contains:
- the LOC138018482 gene encoding glyoxal reductase-like, whose product is MSLFLRGKVSSYFVIHFLRSKGLASMSCEEKGLDRKVTLNDGHKIPLFGLGVYNALGDTCREAVKFALQNGYQLIDTAAFYKNESEVGEAIKESGVKREDIYVVTKLSYAHGYDECLQAFHESLKKLDTGYVDLYLIHSPTAGKNIDSYKAMLKLKDQGLIRSVGVSNFGVHHLNEMEKAGLPTPAVNQIELNPFWRLDDIVNCCVEKGIVPMGYCPLFRGQKNGDPTLIEIANKYGKTVPQVLLRWSLQKNYVTIPKTSRKERIVENSDVFDFVLSEGDMKILDNMPTEQCALLGNVVEAPWKG